From a single Dendropsophus ebraccatus isolate aDenEbr1 chromosome 8, aDenEbr1.pat, whole genome shotgun sequence genomic region:
- the LRRTM3 gene encoding leucine-rich repeat transmembrane neuronal protein 3, whose protein sequence is MGFNPSRLLRGSAVFLLLALLVFMAMLSSAERGCPTGCRCDGKMFYCESQKLQEIPSSISPGCVGLSLRYNSLYVLKYNQFKGLNQLTWLYIDHNHISSIDENAFNGIRRLKELVLSSNRISHLLNNTFRPVTNLRNLDLSYNTIQKLGPGQFKGLRKLQSLHLRSNILRTIPVRIFQDCRNLELLDLGYNRIRSLARNVFTGMIRLKELHLEHNHFSKLNLALFPRLVSLQNLYLQWNRISLIGQTMSWTWTSLQRLDLSGNEIEAFSGPSVFQCVPNLQRLNLDSNKLTFIGQEILDSWGSLNDVGLAGNIWECSRNICSLVNWLKNFKGLRDNTIICASPKDLQGVNVIQAVKSYNICSKNVTESRELKTTGRNTTVKHKITRTKHESNHSMPPTVGVTGPGYDTSGDTDSVSLHKIIAGTIALFLSVLVISLVIYVSWRRSPAGVRHLQQAALMKSHGQTKRSSLTQISLTPQEFYVDYKPATNRETCESISSTGPCSYTKTGSRECEV, encoded by the coding sequence GTTTCAACCCTTCTCGGTTATTAAGAGGATCAGCTGTATTCCTGCTTCTAGCCCTGCTGGTTTTCATGGCTATGCTCTCCTCTGCTGAACGTGGGTGCCCTACAGGATGTAGGTGTGATGGAAAAATGTTTTATTGCGAGTCTCAGAAGCTGCAGGAAATCCCGTCATCAATATCCCCTGGATGTGTTGGGTTATCTCTCCGCTATAACAGCCTCTACGTCCTGAAATATAATCAATTCAAAGGTCTTAATCAGCTCACTTGGCTGTACATAGACCATAACCATATTAGCAGTATCGATGAGAATGCATTCAATGGGATACGTCGGTTAAAGGAGCTGGTTCTGAGTTCTAATAGGATTTCTCATCTGCTGAATAACACCTTTAGACCTGTCACTAACCTGAGAAACCTCGATCTgtcctataatactatacaaaaACTTGGACCGGGGCAATTTAAAGGCTTGAGGAAACTGCAGAGCTTACACTTGAGGTCCAATATATTAAGAACCATCCCTGTCCGCATATTTCAGGATTGTAGAAATCTAGAACTTCTGGATTTAGGTTATAACAGAATCCGGAGTTTAGCCAGAAATGTTTTCACTGGTATGATCAGATTGAAGGAGCTGCATTTAGAGCACAACCACTTCTCCAAACTCAACCTGGCCCTTTTCCCAAGGTTGGTTAGTCTACAGAACCTCTACCTACAATGGAACAGGATCAGTCTCATAGGTCAAACCATGTCTTGGACTTGGACCTCCTTACAAAGACTTGATTTATCTGGCAACGAGATTGAGGCGTTTAGCGGCCCAAGTGTATTTCAATGTGTCCCGAACCTTCAGAGGCTTAACCTGGATTCCAATAAGCTGACCTTTATAGGCCAGGAGATCTTGGACAGCTGGGGATCCCTGAACGATGTAGGCCTGGCAGGGAACATCTGGGAGTGTAGTCGAAATATCTGCTCCCTGGTCAACTGGCTGAAAAATTTTAAAGGCTTACGAGACAACACCATTATTTGTGCCAGCCCAAAGGATCTGCAGGGGGTCAATGTCATCCAGGCTGTCAAAAGCTACAATATTTGCAGCAAAAATGTCACGGAAAGCAGGGAGCTGAAAACTACGGGACGGAATACAACAGTGAAACACAAAATAACAAGAACTAAACATGAAAGTAACCATTCAATGCCTCCCACTGTTGGAGTGACAGGACCTGGCTATGATACCAGTGGGGATACGGATAGTGTTTCTTTACATAAAATAATAGCAGGGACTATTGCGCTGTTCCTGTCAGTATTAGTGATATCCTTAGTAATCTATGTGTCGTGGAGAAGGTCTCCAGCAGGTGTAAGACATCTGCAGCAGGCGGCTCTTATGAAAAGTCACGGCCAAACAAAAAGATCATCTCTAACACAAATTAGCCTGACTCCACAGGAATTTTATGTAGACTATAAGCCTGCGACTAACAGAGAAACTTGTGAATCCATAAGCAGTACTGGGCCCTGCTCGTATACCAAAACAGGTTCCAGGGAATGTGAGGTATAA